From a single Desulfuribacillus alkaliarsenatis genomic region:
- a CDS encoding CAP-associated domain-containing protein → MKSIRWQGVLYVLLIISLISITFGQPAFSTTIYNQTKAEELQKLGILRGSDQGFELERSLSRVEGSVMLVRLLGDEQYALNRKYAHPFVDVPGWANDYIGYLYKKGLTRGVSADRFASSDLMTAAQYGTFVLRALGYSDSLGDFQWNLAVDKLVEINSIPGIDAERATSRTFLRDDMVSFSYYALDTLQKGTTFTLKDKLIEKGAIAKQRDDVINIQGIAIGDPLNDLIALRGNPNRIDASQYDFDWYIYNNNYQQYLQAGVKDNRIVALTSNVLPWRGLGLDHQSNRVKVRSILGEPLDGILIDNTKYAETANDRDVYLISEQYYIYVYYDLFDNDKVEAILLLDKKSRETLSGIYSSGSSDLAKAFELQVLDLLNATRVKRGLTTMTWSNQAADVARNHSRDMMQRGYFDHTNQSGETFVNRMQNAGIAFHSVAENLAAGGEDAIRAHAQWMNSAGHRVNMLSQQTYLGVGVSFGGEYKVYFTQNFFTP, encoded by the coding sequence ATGAAAAGTATAAGATGGCAAGGAGTATTATATGTATTGCTAATTATATCTTTAATCTCAATAACATTTGGACAGCCTGCATTCTCAACAACAATATACAATCAAACTAAAGCAGAAGAATTACAAAAGCTAGGAATCCTTAGGGGTAGTGACCAAGGATTTGAATTGGAACGCTCGTTATCTCGAGTTGAAGGTTCAGTTATGTTAGTAAGATTATTAGGAGATGAACAATACGCACTGAATAGGAAATACGCTCACCCGTTCGTCGACGTGCCTGGTTGGGCTAATGATTATATCGGTTACCTTTACAAGAAGGGTCTGACAAGAGGGGTAAGTGCTGACCGATTTGCATCGTCGGATCTGATGACGGCGGCTCAATATGGGACTTTTGTTTTACGTGCATTAGGATACAGTGACAGTTTAGGAGATTTTCAATGGAATCTAGCAGTTGACAAATTAGTAGAGATCAACTCAATTCCTGGAATAGATGCCGAACGGGCTACTTCAAGAACGTTTTTACGGGATGATATGGTTTCTTTCTCCTATTATGCCTTAGATACTTTGCAAAAAGGCACGACTTTTACTTTAAAGGATAAGCTGATAGAAAAGGGTGCAATAGCCAAACAACGAGATGATGTTATAAATATTCAAGGAATAGCAATCGGGGACCCACTTAATGATTTAATAGCCTTAAGAGGAAATCCAAATCGCATTGATGCTAGTCAATATGATTTCGATTGGTATATTTATAATAATAACTATCAACAATATCTTCAGGCTGGGGTTAAGGATAACAGGATTGTTGCTCTTACAAGTAATGTTTTGCCATGGAGAGGACTAGGGTTAGACCATCAGTCCAATCGAGTAAAGGTGAGGTCTATTTTAGGGGAGCCTTTAGATGGTATTCTAATTGATAACACCAAATATGCGGAAACTGCTAACGACCGAGATGTATATTTGATTAGTGAGCAATATTATATCTATGTTTATTATGACCTGTTCGATAATGATAAAGTAGAAGCGATACTTTTACTAGACAAAAAAAGCAGAGAGACACTTTCAGGCATATATAGTTCTGGTAGTAGTGATTTGGCTAAAGCTTTTGAACTGCAAGTATTAGATTTGCTAAATGCTACAAGGGTTAAGCGGGGATTAACTACTATGACGTGGAGTAATCAAGCCGCAGATGTTGCAAGAAATCATAGTAGGGACATGATGCAAAGGGGTTATTTCGATCATACGAATCAATCTGGTGAGACCTTTGTAAATCGAATGCAAAATGCTGGTATTGCTTTCCATAGCGTAGCAGAAAATTTAGCTGCTGGTGGAGAAGATGCAATTCGGGCTCATGCGCAATGGATGAATTCTGCTGGTCACAGAGTGAATATGCTTTCTCAACAGACTTATTTAGGTGTAGGAGTGAGCTTTGGAGGAGAGTATAAAGTTTATTTCACACAGAACTTTTTTACACCATGA